One stretch of Harmonia axyridis chromosome 1, icHarAxyr1.1, whole genome shotgun sequence DNA includes these proteins:
- the LOC123670673 gene encoding uncharacterized protein LOC123670673, producing the protein MSRIKVCVQCFSVFHQACAKKLPNLKVIDGNKIVCCAGTNEQRELKQSEDAKTNIFRMEIRYLQELLMETRDKNEILKLNNSLLLDRIRKMEKNDILETKVNNTKNHSINSVDVIEKIPTRGLNIEPYERSKITRSSTRQQMATQSAIPAEKTETSVNDNLLSVTTHDRYHSNLEIHSKSENINKHKIPKIVTETHEITPTDKLIRPAPNSPSDDFIKVRARRRKKPRINVGTGTTLTGETTFKSVKSDKADKKLWLFISQVKESVEEEVIKEYIMNKGKLEENEVSVTKINTRNQENLNYKCVLVGVPLKIKEEIYNNEFWPKGINFARFDFRRGQHFLEKNKA; encoded by the exons ATGAGTAGAATAAAAGTCTGTGTGCAGTGCTTTTCAGTTTTCCATCAAGCCTGTGCCAAAAAGTTACCAAACCTAAAAGTTATTGATGGAAATAAGATTGTTTGTTGCGCTGGAACAAACGAACAAAGAGAATTAAAGCAAAGCGAGGATGCCAAAACAAATATCTTTAGGATGGAAATCCGATATCTACAGGAATTACTTATGGAAACGagagataaaaatgaaattctcaaaCTAAACAATAGCCTTTTATTAGACAGAATacgaaagatggaaaaaaatgatatccTTGAAACAAAGGTAAACAATACAAAAAACCATTCGATTAATTCAGTTGACGTAATTGAGAAGATCCCTACCAGAGGTTTGAACATAGAACCCTACGAGCGTAGCAAAATAACAAGATCATCTACCAGACAACAg ATGGCTACACAAAGTGCAATTCCAGCAGAGAAAACAGAAACCAGTGTCAATGATAATTTACTGTCTGTGACCACGCATGACAGGTACCATTCTAACCTAGAAATTCACTCTAAATCCGAAAACATAAATAAACACAAAATTCCGAAAATAGTAACGGAAACACATGAAATTACACCCACAGACAAACTGATAAGACCTGCTCCCAATTCACCGTCAGACGATTTCATTAAAGTCAGAGCAAGAAGACGGAAGAAACCGAGAATTAATGTCGGAACTGGAACAACACTTACAGGAGAAACAACATTCAAATCAGTGAAATCTGACAAAGCAGATAAGAAATTATGGCTATTTATCTCTCAAGTAAAAGAAAGTGTAGAGGAAGAAGTTATTAAAGAATACATAATGAACAAAGGGAAGTTAGAAGAGAATGAAGTATCTGTGACAAAAATAAACACCAGAAACCAAGAAAATTTGAACTATAAATGTGTTCTTGTAGGAGTTCCACTGAAAATAAAAGAGGAAATATATAACAATGAATTCTGGCCAAAGGGAATCAATTTTGCAAGATTTGATTTCCGTAGGGGACAACATTTTTTAGAGAAAAACAAAGCTTGA